The Pedococcus dokdonensis region GCTGTCGGAGCCCTCGCCGCTCTGCCCCTCACCCAGGCGGCGTCGCCGTTCCGCACCACGCCCGTGTCCGGCGCGCGCCCGGCGGTCGACAGCCTCGGCGCCGCGACCCTGTCGTCCCCGCCGAGCAGCGATCCGGCCACCTATGCCGTGGACGACTGGGAGTGGTTGACCCCCGACCCCCAGCTGGCGGGGGAGGACCGCCCGGCCGCGGACGTCGACCGCTGCCAGGTCGACCGGCTCGTCGAGGAACCGGTCGCGTGCGAGTTCGGGGTGCCGGACGGCACCACGACGGTCGCGCTGGTGGGCGACTCCAAGGCGATGCAGTGGCTGCCGGCGCTCGAACGACTCGCCCCCGGGCGCGGCTGGCGGATCGTGACCTACGGCAAGTCGGCCTGCGCGTTCGCGGACGGCCGTGCGCAGAACGAGGGGCGCGCCTACCCGGCCTGCGACGAGTGGAACCGCCGGGTCGTGGAGCGGCTGGCCGCCGCGCCACCCGACCTCCTCCTGACCTCCGGGTATGCCGCGTCGGCCTGGGACGGCGCGAGCGCCACGCGGGCGGCCCTGGTGCGCGGCCTCGCGACCCGTTGGTCGCAGCTGCGCGAACGCGGGGTGCCGGTGGTGGTGCTCGGCGACAGCCCGTTGTCGCCCGACGACCTCGACGTGTGCACGGCCCGGCACCCCCACGAGCTGAGCCGGTGCGCCTTCGAGCGGGGTCCCGCCGTGGCGGGCAGCGGGCTGCCGGCGCAGGTCGAGGCAGCGGCCGCTTCCGGCACCCCGCTGGTCGACCTCACACCCTGGATCTGCCCCGTTCCGCGCTGTCCGGTCGCGATCGGGAACGTCACGATCCACCGCGCCGGGGACCACCTCACCGCCACCTACGTGCGGACGCTCGCGACCGTGCTGGGCGCGGAGCTCGACCGGGCGGCCCCCGCGCATTTGGGGGAGTAGGCCGTGCTCCGGTAATCTCGTGCGTCGGTCATGTCCTCGCCCGAGGCTCAGGCCGAGTCACTCGACCTCTGCTGGAGCCATGGAACACCTCAACCCCCGATCGCCGCTGGTCTTCGACACCACGGACCTCGGACGGCGACCGGGTTCCATGGAGCGCCTCCAGCGCACGGTCGAGGCGCCTGCCGTCCTCGGCACGGACGTGATCGCGGTCCCGGTAGGGTCCCCGGTCGAGCTGGAGCTCCGGCTCGAGTCCGTCGTCGAGGGAGTGCTGGTCACCGGCTCGGTCCACGCCACGGCAACCGGCGCCTGCGTGCGGTGCCTGGACCCCGTCAGCCGTGAGGTCGACGGACGGTTCCAGGAGCTGTTCGCCTACGCCGATCGCGCAGCCCACCACCGTGCGGTGGGTGCGGACGACGACGAGACCGATGAGCACGTGCTCGAGGGCGACCTGTTCGACCTCGAACCCGTGCTCGTGGACACGGTGGTGCCAGCACTGCCGTTCCAGCCCGTGTGCCGGGACGACTGCCCAGGCCTGTGCTCCGAGTGCGGAGCTCGCCTGGCGGACGACCCGGACCACCACCACGAAGTGCTCGACCCCCGGTGGGCCGCGCTGAGCGCGCTGTCGGCCGAGGGCAACCCAGGCTCGGGTGCCACCCACCTGGGCACCACCCAGAGCAAGACCCCGAGCAACACCCCGAGCAACACCGAAGAGAAGAGGAACTGACGTGGCTGTCCCGAAGCGGAAGACGTCGCGCTCCAACACCCGTTCGCGTCGTGCGAACTGGAAGACGACGGCGACCACGCTGACCACGTGCCCCCAGTGCAAGGCCCCGACCCAGCCGCACGTGGCGTGCCCGTCCTGCGGCACCTACAAGGGCCGTCACTACACGCCGGCCGAGCGCACCGAGCACCAGGGCTGACCCAGTTTGAACCTCGCGTGAGTGCCACTCAGTCCCCGGTCGGGGACAGCGCGAAGCAGCGGCCCGTCGACGAGTTCGCCGACCAGCTCACCGAGCTGGTCGGCGGGCCTGTCGACGAGTCGCTGCTTCTGCGTGCCCTCACGCACCGCTCGTACGCCTACGAGAACGGCGGCCTGCCCAACAACGAGCGCCTCGAGTTCCTCGGTGACTCGGTGCTCGGGCTCGTCGTCACCGACACCCTCTACGCCACCCACCCCGACCTGCCTGAGGGCCAGCTCGCCAAGCTGCGCGCCGCGGTGGTCAACATGCGGGCGCTCGCCGACGTGGCACGCACGCTCGGCGTCGGCGACCACGTGATGCTCGGTCGGGGCGAGGAGAGCACCGGCGGCCGCGACAAGGCCTCGATCCTCGCCGACACGATGGAAGCGGTCATCGGCACCGTCTACCTCTCGTGTGGCATGCCCGCCGCGTCGCGCTTGGTGCACCACCTGCTCGACCCGCTGATGGCGGCCAGCGCCACCCTCGGCGCCGGGCTGGACTGGAAGACCAGCCTCCAGGAGCTTTCGGCCGCCACGGCCAAGGGCGTGCCCGAGTACCGCGTGGACGAAGAGGGCCCCGACCACGAGAAGACCTTCCACGCGCACGCCGTCGTCGGCGACGAGGTGCTGGGCTCCGGCACCGGGCGGTCCAAGAAGGAAGCCGAGCAACGCGCCGCCGAGCTCGCCTGGCGGGCCCTGACCGCGCGGACGGCCGACGACGACCCCGTGGCCGGCTCGCCCTCCTAGGCGCGGAGCGCTCTCCCTCCTGGGCGAGCGCGCGGCACACCCGGGTCGCTGCTGCGGGGCGCTGGCACCGCTGTCGGTGGCGCGTGCTTGAGTGGGCCCATGCCCGAGGTGACGCGTGCCTGAGCTGCCCGAGGTCGAGGTGGTGCGCCGCGGCCTCGCGGACCACGTCGTGGGCCGCACCATCGCACGGGCCGAGTTCCGCGGTGAGCGGGTCGCACGACGACACCTGGCCGGACCGCTGGACCTCGCGGCGCAGCTGGCCGGCACCACGGTCGAGCAGGCACGGCGGCGTGGCAAGTACCTCTGGCTCGTGCTCCGAGCGCCGGACGGCCACCGGCTCGGGCTGATCGCCCACCTCGGCATGAGCGGTCAGCTGCTGGTCGAGTCCACCGACGCGCCGCACGAGAAGCACCTGCACGCGCTGTTCACGTTCGCCGACGGCGGGTCCGAGCTGCGCTTCGTCGACCAGCGGACGTTCGGCGGGATGGCGCTGGCCGAGCTGACCGACGACCTCGTCCCGGAGACCATCGCCCACATCGCCCCCGACCCGTTCGAGGCTGCCTACGACCAGTCCGCCGTGGTGCGCCGGATGAAGTCACGCGACTCCGCCGTCAAGCGCGCCCTGCTCGACCAGACCCTCGTGGCCGGGATCGGCAACATCTACGCCGACGAGGCACTGTGGCGTGCCCGGGTGCACGGCGAGCGGCTGTGCTCCGCGCTGACCAAGCCGACCCTCGCGCGGGTGCTCGACCACGCCCACGACGTGATGCTGGCGGCGCTGGGGGAGGGCGGCACGAGCTTCGACGCGTTGTACGTCAACGTCAACGGGGCCTCGGGCTACTTCGACCGGTCCTTGCACGCCTACGGCCAGGAGGGTCGTCCGTGCGACCGGTGCGGCACGCTGATCCGGCGCGAGGCCTTCATGAACCGGTCGTCGTTCTCCTGCCCGCACTGCCAACCTCGTCCCCGGGTGCGCCGCGGCTGACAGCAGGGGTCCCTCGGTTGTACAACTGAACCGAGAGGTGGTGCAGATGGATCACAACGGTCCCGCCCGGGCGGTCGTCTGGGTGCACGGTCGGGTGCAGGGTGTGGGGTTCCGCTGGTGGACCCGCGCACGGGCACTGGAGCTCGGTCTGGTCGGGCATGCGCGCAACGCCGGCGACGGGCGCGTCGAGGTGGTCTGCCAGGGCGACGAGGAGCAGATCAAGCAGCTGGTCGCCCTCATCGAGGAGCGACCGTCGCAGCACCTGCGTCCCGGCGAGGTCCACCAGTGCGTCACCACGTGGGGTGCGCCGAAGGACGGGCTGGTCGGGTTCGTCGAAAAGTGACGGCGTCGAAAAGTGACGGCGTCGAAACTGATGGCGCTGAACAGTGATGGCGCTGAACACTGATGGAGGGGGAAGGAGGGGGGTCCAGGCGGAGCGGCGTCGCCTCCCGATGGGGTGCCGAGCGGTGGGTTTGCCCGTGACATCGACCGTTCACCGACGGTGGCATTGACCGGTCGGGGTCCGGCTGTCACTCTGAGAGATGCCCGGACGAACCCCCTGGGCACCCGCACGGCGCGAACCCCCGACGCCTGCGGAGAAGGAGTCGACATGGCCAAGGCCCTGGTGGGCTATCGCGTGGCGTCCGACCCGCGACTGATGCTCGAGACCGTCGAACTGCGTCGCCGCGTGCGGGACCTCGAGTTCCTCGTCGAACGGCTGCAGCTGGAGAACGACCGGCTCCGTGAGGATCTGAGACAGCCCGACGCCGTCGCGGCGGGCGTGCCTACGATTGCCGGGTGAGCTCGACCGCACCCACGCCCGGTTCGTCCCGCTCGACCGGTTCGACCCCTGACGATCTCGTGCGCCTGCGCGCGAGCATCGACAACATCGACGCCGCCCTGATCCACCTGCTTGCCGAGCGCTTCAAGTGCACCCAGCAGGTCGGGCAGCTGAAGGCACGCGAGGGTATGCCGCCGGCTGACCCGGCGCGCGAGGAGGCCCAGATCGCGCGCCTGCGCGACCTGGCCGACCAGGCCGGCCTCGACCCGACCTTCGCCGAGAAGTTCCTCAACTTCGTGATCGCCGAGGTGATCCACCACCACGAGGCCATCGCCGGCTCCTGACCTCCCCGGCACTTCTGGCCACGGATGCCGCACGCGGCGCCCGGACCGAGGGTCTCGTGCCGCATGGGTGGCCAGAAGTCGGGAAATGGCTGCGCGGTATACCCCTGCCGTCACTCTGGTCACACGAAGCACAGGCAACGCAGGGCGGCGGAAGGTGCCGGGCCCACGCGCGGACCGCGGGTAGGGTGGCCACCGACCCAGAGGGTCCCGCCGACCAGCACCCGCACCTCACCAGGAGCCGACCCGCTCGTGTACGTCAAGAGCCTCACCCTGAAGGGCTTCAAGTCCTTCGCCTCGGCCACCACGATGCGGCTCGAGCCCGGCATCACCTGCATCGTCGGCCCCAACGGCTCGGGCAAGTCCAACGTCGTCGATGCCCTGGCGTGGGTGATGGGCGAGCAGGGTGCCAAGAGCCTGCGCGGCGGCAAGATGGAGGACGTCATCTTCGCCGGGACCGCCGGCCGGGCGCCGTTGGGTCGCGCCGAGGTCGCCCTGACGATCGACAACTCCGACGGCGCACTGCCGATCGACTACACCGAGGTCACCATCACGCGGACGATGTTCCGCAACGGTGGGTCCGACTACGCGATCAACGGCACGTCCTGCCGCCTGCTCGACGTGCAGGAGCTGCTCTCCGACTCCGGCATCGGCCGCGAGATGCACGTCATCGTCGGCCAGGGCCAGCTCGACGCCGTGCTGCGGGCCACGCCCGAGGAGCGCCGTGGCTTCATCGAGGAGGCCGCCGGCGTCCTCAAGCACCGCAAGCGCAAGGAGAAGGCGCTCCGCAAGCTCGAGTCGATGGAGGCCAACCTCACCCGGGTCAACGACCTCACCGGTGAGATCCGGCGCCAGCTCGGCCCGCTCGGACGGCAGGC contains the following coding sequences:
- a CDS encoding chorismate mutase; the protein is MSSTAPTPGSSRSTGSTPDDLVRLRASIDNIDAALIHLLAERFKCTQQVGQLKAREGMPPADPAREEAQIARLRDLADQAGLDPTFAEKFLNFVIAEVIHHHEAIAGS
- a CDS encoding acylphosphatase; this encodes MDHNGPARAVVWVHGRVQGVGFRWWTRARALELGLVGHARNAGDGRVEVVCQGDEEQIKQLVALIEERPSQHLRPGEVHQCVTTWGAPKDGLVGFVEK
- a CDS encoding YceD family protein; translation: MEHLNPRSPLVFDTTDLGRRPGSMERLQRTVEAPAVLGTDVIAVPVGSPVELELRLESVVEGVLVTGSVHATATGACVRCLDPVSREVDGRFQELFAYADRAAHHRAVGADDDETDEHVLEGDLFDLEPVLVDTVVPALPFQPVCRDDCPGLCSECGARLADDPDHHHEVLDPRWAALSALSAEGNPGSGATHLGTTQSKTPSNTPSNTEEKRN
- the mutM gene encoding bifunctional DNA-formamidopyrimidine glycosylase/DNA-(apurinic or apyrimidinic site) lyase, with amino-acid sequence MPELPEVEVVRRGLADHVVGRTIARAEFRGERVARRHLAGPLDLAAQLAGTTVEQARRRGKYLWLVLRAPDGHRLGLIAHLGMSGQLLVESTDAPHEKHLHALFTFADGGSELRFVDQRTFGGMALAELTDDLVPETIAHIAPDPFEAAYDQSAVVRRMKSRDSAVKRALLDQTLVAGIGNIYADEALWRARVHGERLCSALTKPTLARVLDHAHDVMLAALGEGGTSFDALYVNVNGASGYFDRSLHAYGQEGRPCDRCGTLIRREAFMNRSSFSCPHCQPRPRVRRG
- the rpmF gene encoding 50S ribosomal protein L32 gives rise to the protein MAVPKRKTSRSNTRSRRANWKTTATTLTTCPQCKAPTQPHVACPSCGTYKGRHYTPAERTEHQG
- the rnc gene encoding ribonuclease III, with product MSATQSPVGDSAKQRPVDEFADQLTELVGGPVDESLLLRALTHRSYAYENGGLPNNERLEFLGDSVLGLVVTDTLYATHPDLPEGQLAKLRAAVVNMRALADVARTLGVGDHVMLGRGEESTGGRDKASILADTMEAVIGTVYLSCGMPAASRLVHHLLDPLMAASATLGAGLDWKTSLQELSAATAKGVPEYRVDEEGPDHEKTFHAHAVVGDEVLGSGTGRSKKEAEQRAAELAWRALTARTADDDPVAGSPS